In Methylotenera sp. L2L1, the following proteins share a genomic window:
- a CDS encoding lipocalin family protein, translating into MSLLTSILSACAGKQLTPITTATQVDLPKFMGDWYVIAAIPTAIETESYNAIESYKLDDDGTIATTFTFNKGSLNGQKKTYEPRGFVTKDSGNAQWGMQFIWPIKAEYLIAYLDENYTQTVIARNARDYVWIMARSPKISEDDYKKLTGFVSDLGYDMSKLRKVPHHN; encoded by the coding sequence ATGTCGTTACTCACCAGCATATTATCTGCCTGTGCGGGTAAGCAGCTCACCCCTATTACTACCGCAACGCAAGTGGATTTACCTAAATTCATGGGAGATTGGTATGTCATTGCTGCGATTCCAACAGCGATTGAGACTGAGTCTTACAACGCGATTGAAAGCTACAAACTTGATGACGATGGCACGATTGCCACTACGTTTACGTTTAACAAAGGTAGCTTAAATGGACAAAAGAAAACCTATGAGCCTAGAGGTTTTGTTACCAAAGACTCAGGGAATGCCCAATGGGGTATGCAATTTATATGGCCTATTAAAGCCGAATACCTAATCGCTTACCTTGACGAGAACTACACCCAAACCGTGATTGCACGTAATGCCAGGGATTATGTGTGGATTATGGCTAGGTCACCTAAGATCAGTGAAGATGACTACAAAAAACTAACAGGATTTGTCAGCGACTTGGGTTACGACATGAGTAAGCTTCGTAAAGTCCCTCATCACAATTAA
- a CDS encoding DUF6134 family protein, translating into MTALIALASNSIYAKEWAFDVYLDKSKIGEHIFTLSEDKTLTSRAKFNVKVLFINAYQYDHQAIETWDNNCLKSLEADTLENKTKTIVRGLRRSNHFEVGNGKNTQNLPICTMTFAYWNQKILAQSNLLNPQNAEFLDVSIKKIGAEVLDVKGKATETLHYKLNASLHGKPKLNIELWYTADHQEWVGLKSITPEGYNIYYKLK; encoded by the coding sequence TTGACAGCGCTAATCGCATTAGCCTCAAACAGCATTTACGCCAAAGAGTGGGCATTTGACGTCTATCTGGATAAATCAAAAATCGGTGAACACATATTCACATTAAGTGAAGATAAAACGCTCACTAGCCGTGCAAAATTTAATGTAAAAGTACTATTTATTAATGCGTACCAATACGACCATCAAGCCATAGAAACTTGGGATAACAATTGTTTAAAAAGTTTAGAAGCAGATACCTTAGAAAATAAAACCAAGACTATCGTTAGAGGGTTGCGCCGATCCAATCATTTTGAAGTGGGTAATGGAAAGAATACACAAAACCTACCTATTTGTACGATGACGTTTGCTTATTGGAACCAAAAAATCTTAGCGCAATCCAATCTGCTTAATCCACAAAATGCCGAGTTTTTAGATGTTTCAATCAAAAAAATTGGGGCAGAGGTATTAGATGTAAAAGGTAAAGCAACAGAAACTCTTCACTATAAGCTCAATGCCAGTTTGCATGGAAAGCCAAAATTAAACATTGAGTTATGGTACACAGCAGATCATCAGGAATGGGTTGGGTTGAAATCAATTACCCCTGAAGGTTATAACATTTACTATAAATTAAAATGA
- a CDS encoding DUF1295 domain-containing protein — MPMILDLYLNGLWAMLGFGLIGWILSVYRNNVTHVDSMWSLFFLVAGFAYIESFSTISDRGILISSLVAIWALRLCIYLTWRNWGPHEDHRYAAIRKNNAPHFKWSSIYIVFGLQAVLAWIISLPILGGVTSTTPLNIIDILGMLIAVFGIILESIADWQLSRFKHHAPNKYKVLDTGVWRYSRHPNYFGECCVWWGLFLIALASGAWWSLPSVILMTLLLLKVSGVALLEKDIAERRPEYLQYIKTTNAFIPGKRKS; from the coding sequence ATGCCGATGATATTGGATCTATATTTAAACGGGTTGTGGGCAATGCTTGGGTTTGGCTTAATTGGCTGGATATTAAGTGTTTACAGGAATAACGTGACACATGTCGATAGCATGTGGAGTTTGTTTTTTCTCGTCGCGGGTTTCGCTTACATTGAGTCGTTCAGCACGATAAGTGACCGAGGCATACTTATTTCATCTTTAGTAGCCATTTGGGCGTTACGTTTATGCATTTATTTAACGTGGCGAAACTGGGGGCCGCATGAAGACCATCGCTACGCTGCAATACGTAAAAACAATGCGCCGCATTTCAAATGGAGCAGCATCTATATCGTGTTTGGCCTACAAGCCGTATTGGCTTGGATTATTTCATTACCAATTTTAGGCGGAGTCACTTCTACCACACCTTTAAATATTATCGACATCCTGGGTATGCTAATTGCCGTCTTTGGCATTATTTTGGAGTCAATTGCAGATTGGCAACTGAGCAGATTTAAACATCACGCCCCTAACAAATATAAAGTGCTTGATACTGGAGTTTGGCGCTATTCTCGACATCCAAATTACTTTGGCGAATGTTGTGTATGGTGGGGATTATTCCTTATTGCGCTAGCCAGTGGTGCTTGGTGGTCACTTCCCTCAGTGATATTGATGACACTATTGTTGCTCAAAGTAAGTGGCGTGGCGCTATTAGAAAAAGATATTGCAGAGCGCCGTCCTGAATATCTCCAATACATCAAAACCACCAATGCATTTATCCCTGGTAAACGTAAAAGTTAA
- a CDS encoding DUF2878 domain-containing protein: MLVLNFILFQIAWFACVLGTANAMPWLGVLITAVILTWHLCKSKNVKNELKLLMYTVVIGAFLDQALLSFNLVNYLHHGWHQSIVPVWILALWLAFGTTLNMSLAWMQKRYYVSIIFGMIGGPLAYLAAEKLGAVTITGQLSFVVLAIGWATITPTLLYIARRVNTIKR, encoded by the coding sequence ATGCTAGTGCTTAATTTCATTCTATTTCAAATTGCATGGTTTGCCTGTGTATTGGGGACTGCTAATGCGATGCCATGGTTAGGTGTTTTGATCACAGCGGTTATATTAACTTGGCATTTATGCAAGTCTAAAAACGTGAAAAATGAACTGAAGCTACTAATGTACACAGTAGTGATTGGTGCATTTTTAGATCAAGCCTTACTTTCATTTAACCTAGTCAATTACCTACATCATGGTTGGCATCAATCTATCGTACCTGTATGGATTTTAGCCCTTTGGCTAGCGTTTGGGACTACCTTGAATATGAGTCTTGCATGGATGCAAAAACGATATTACGTAAGCATCATTTTTGGCATGATTGGTGGTCCATTAGCTTATCTTGCCGCTGAAAAATTAGGTGCAGTAACAATCACTGGTCAATTATCTTTTGTTGTATTGGCTATTGGCTGGGCTACTATCACTCCCACCCTACTTTATATTGCTCGTCGTGTGAATACTATTAAGAGGTGA
- a CDS encoding SAM-dependent methyltransferase encodes MQLTSLAINLAENGKIPDCLIRYGIRNLSKQRLAEIDANDCEKSAEIQTKFIEAMNTASVALVPELANAQHYELPSEFFSLCLGIHKKYSSCFWLPDTKSLDEAEANALDLSCAHADLKDGQTILELGCGWGSLTLWMAARYPNSKITAVSNANSQREYITARAKERGLNNIRVITCDMNHFDPSDYGNEQFHPKSGFDRVVSVEMFEHMRNHKVLYKKIHDWLIPGGKFFMHIFVHKSTPYLFEVQGDDDWMSQFFFSGGMMPSDDLPLNFQSDLQLVKRWRWDGTHYEKTANAWLENMDKQHDAITPILENTYGVEHVEQWRNRWRIFFMACAELFGYKNGQEWWVTHYQFERPS; translated from the coding sequence ATGCAGCTTACAAGCTTAGCCATTAATCTTGCAGAGAATGGGAAAATTCCAGATTGCTTAATAAGATATGGCATCCGTAACCTTTCTAAACAACGTTTAGCTGAAATCGATGCAAACGACTGTGAAAAAAGTGCTGAAATACAGACTAAGTTTATCGAGGCAATGAATACAGCTTCCGTAGCGCTTGTGCCAGAGCTTGCTAATGCACAACATTACGAGCTTCCATCCGAGTTTTTTTCTCTGTGCTTAGGTATTCACAAAAAATATAGCAGCTGCTTCTGGCTACCGGATACTAAATCTCTAGATGAAGCTGAAGCAAATGCTTTAGATTTAAGTTGCGCACATGCTGACTTAAAAGATGGGCAAACCATATTAGAGTTAGGTTGTGGTTGGGGCTCTCTTACACTTTGGATGGCCGCTCGTTATCCTAACTCTAAAATTACAGCAGTGTCCAACGCTAACTCTCAACGTGAATACATTACAGCACGCGCAAAAGAAAGAGGCTTGAATAACATACGCGTCATTACCTGTGACATGAACCATTTTGACCCATCTGATTACGGCAATGAGCAGTTCCACCCCAAAAGTGGTTTTGATCGAGTGGTGTCAGTTGAGATGTTTGAGCACATGCGCAACCACAAAGTGCTATACAAAAAAATACATGACTGGCTAATCCCGGGCGGTAAATTTTTTATGCATATTTTTGTACATAAAAGCACTCCTTACTTATTTGAAGTACAGGGTGATGATGATTGGATGAGTCAGTTCTTCTTTTCTGGTGGCATGATGCCCAGCGATGACTTACCTTTGAACTTTCAATCAGACCTACAATTAGTGAAACGCTGGCGCTGGGATGGCACACACTATGAAAAAACTGCCAATGCTTGGCTTGAAAACATGGACAAGCAACATGATGCAATCACCCCTATTTTAGAAAACACTTATGGGGTTGAGCATGTAGAGCAATGGCGTAACCGTTGGCGCATATTTTTTATGGCCTGTGCCGAGTTGTTTGGCTATAAAAATGGTCAGGAATGGTGGGTAACTCACTACCAATTCGAACGTCCTTCTTAA
- the clsB gene encoding cardiolipin synthase ClsB: MHFISGNHIQLLRNGVEYFPALEHAFDHAQHHIYLQTYIYEADQVGRRIGDAMMRAVNRGVSVYVLIDGFGSKTLPQAYIESLRAAGINVMIYRQKISPWTFKKNRLRRLHQKVVVVDDLVAFVGGINIIDDHNVPHQTAPRIDYAVRIQGALLPVIANSVKKLWQHLAWLHFHSKPTFSPTPRTPTHYAKESIKAAFVTRDNILHRRDIEAAYLKAIHSAKHEIMIANAYFIPGRRFRKALISAAKRGVKVKLLLQGRKEYFLMFATHAFYQVFLKNGIDIYEYRKSFMHSKVAVIDQEWATVGSSNIDPFSLFLAREANIFVKDKHFSATLHQDIAIAINDGAHQINANEWSKGNTAKRLLSWVAYGLVRLFLGVIGYTDKH, translated from the coding sequence ATGCATTTCATCAGCGGAAATCATATTCAGCTGTTACGAAACGGCGTTGAGTACTTCCCTGCCCTTGAGCATGCCTTTGACCATGCGCAACACCACATTTATTTACAAACCTATATTTACGAAGCTGACCAGGTAGGCAGACGTATTGGCGATGCCATGATGAGGGCTGTGAATCGCGGTGTTTCAGTGTACGTGCTGATTGATGGGTTCGGCTCAAAGACATTACCTCAAGCTTACATTGAGTCCCTAAGAGCCGCTGGCATTAATGTCATGATTTATCGCCAAAAGATATCGCCATGGACGTTTAAAAAAAACCGACTACGCAGGTTACATCAAAAAGTGGTGGTGGTGGACGATCTCGTTGCATTTGTTGGCGGTATTAACATTATTGATGACCATAATGTCCCACACCAAACCGCGCCAAGAATTGATTATGCGGTACGTATACAAGGGGCGCTGTTGCCTGTGATTGCAAATAGTGTAAAGAAACTATGGCAACATCTGGCATGGCTACACTTTCACAGTAAACCCACCTTTAGCCCTACACCTCGCACACCAACTCACTATGCAAAAGAAAGCATCAAAGCTGCTTTTGTAACGCGTGACAACATACTGCACAGACGTGATATTGAAGCCGCGTATTTGAAAGCCATTCATAGTGCCAAGCATGAAATCATGATTGCCAATGCCTACTTTATCCCTGGCCGGCGATTTCGTAAGGCTTTAATCAGTGCGGCCAAACGTGGGGTCAAAGTCAAACTGCTGCTACAAGGCCGCAAAGAATACTTTTTAATGTTTGCAACCCATGCTTTTTATCAGGTTTTTCTAAAAAATGGAATTGATATCTATGAATATCGAAAAAGCTTTATGCATAGTAAGGTTGCTGTGATTGACCAAGAATGGGCCACAGTAGGTTCATCCAATATCGACCCATTTAGCTTATTTTTAGCACGAGAAGCAAATATTTTTGTGAAAGACAAACATTTTTCAGCCACGCTACACCAAGATATTGCCATTGCTATCAATGACGGCGCGCATCAAATTAATGCGAATGAATGGTCTAAAGGTAACACTGCAAAGCGCTTACTATCTTGGGTAGCGTATGGTCTAGTACGCTTATTTTTAGGCGTCATTGGATACACTGATAAACATTAA
- a CDS encoding endonuclease/exonuclease/phosphatase family protein, whose product MHNTLRIATFNIHKGLTHFNTSFSLHHQRDLLRKLHADVVFLQEVRDVHNDHSKRFDAWPTTGQMEFLADTVWKEYAYGKNSVYPAGHHGNALLSKFPIIKTTNIDISAHSTEERGMLHTEIHVPNWNEPLHTICVHLGLFARWRKQQLLMIREYIQQQIPPHSPLIVAGDFNDWGMRSGRNFAHQVGLQEVFDHHTGKPARSFPSWLPILRLDRIYTRGFKIQHVEVHSGAHFVKLSDHAMLSATLIKGH is encoded by the coding sequence GTGCACAATACACTCCGCATTGCCACTTTCAATATCCACAAAGGATTAACACACTTTAATACTAGTTTCTCGTTGCATCACCAACGCGATCTGTTACGCAAACTACATGCAGATGTTGTGTTTCTACAGGAAGTGCGTGATGTGCATAACGACCACAGTAAGCGTTTTGATGCGTGGCCAACAACTGGGCAGATGGAGTTTTTAGCGGATACCGTATGGAAAGAATACGCCTACGGCAAAAATTCAGTATACCCTGCAGGCCATCATGGTAATGCTTTATTATCAAAATTCCCGATTATTAAAACAACCAATATCGATATTTCAGCACACAGCACAGAAGAGCGTGGCATGCTACATACCGAAATCCACGTACCTAACTGGAATGAGCCGTTACATACCATATGTGTACATTTAGGACTATTTGCACGCTGGCGCAAACAACAGCTGTTGATGATTAGAGAATATATTCAACAGCAGATTCCACCACACTCCCCATTAATTGTTGCAGGTGATTTTAATGACTGGGGCATGCGCTCTGGCAGAAACTTTGCCCATCAGGTTGGGCTGCAGGAGGTGTTTGATCATCACACAGGCAAGCCTGCACGTAGCTTTCCCTCTTGGCTGCCGATTCTAAGGCTAGATCGTATTTATACTCGCGGGTTTAAAATTCAGCATGTAGAGGTTCACTCCGGTGCACATTTTGTTAAACTCTCCGATCATGCAATGTTATCTGCAACATTAATCAAGGGGCATTAA
- a CDS encoding peroxiredoxin translates to MANLSALPADLVAPIDDNAAQHLEGMSLPALTLTGTDNICIDLAELKARHVIYIYPMTGRPEIPLPDGWDQIPGARGCTPQSCAFRDHYAELQALNVNVFGLSSQSTEYQLEARERLHLPFQLLSDHTLQIRDQLKLPTFSVLGMTLYKRLTMIVDNGQITKVFYPVFPPDRNADDVITWLHDNPLAIK, encoded by the coding sequence ATGGCAAACCTATCAGCACTGCCAGCAGATCTTGTAGCCCCCATTGATGACAATGCAGCACAGCATCTTGAAGGCATGAGCTTACCTGCGTTGACACTGACAGGCACAGACAATATATGCATTGATTTGGCTGAGCTAAAAGCCAGACATGTGATCTACATCTACCCCATGACAGGACGACCAGAGATTCCTTTGCCAGATGGCTGGGATCAAATACCCGGAGCGCGTGGTTGCACACCACAGTCTTGTGCATTTCGTGACCATTATGCAGAACTACAAGCACTTAATGTTAATGTGTTCGGCCTGAGTAGTCAGTCAACTGAATATCAACTTGAAGCGCGCGAACGACTACATCTTCCATTCCAATTATTAAGCGACCATACGTTGCAAATAAGAGATCAACTCAAGCTACCAACGTTTTCTGTTCTTGGCATGACGCTGTACAAACGTTTAACGATGATTGTCGACAATGGGCAGATTACAAAAGTGTTTTACCCTGTATTTCCACCAGATCGCAATGCGGATGATGTCATTACGTGGTTACACGACAACCCATTAGCGATCAAATAG
- a CDS encoding rhodanese-related sulfurtransferase yields the protein MPKYLTAALYKFVSLPEYETLQAPILAACKIHHIKGTLLLAEEGINGTIAGLPDDIHQILSYLRTNPLFAGKFADLEHKESFADEHPFYRMKVKLKKEIVTLGVPGVSPTKKVGTYVKPEDWNALISDPDVVLIDTRNDYEVDIGTFKGAIDPKTTTFREFPEYVAKNFDKTKHKKVAMFCTGGIRCEKASSYMLDQGFDEVFHLQGGILKYLETVPEEQSMWEGECFVFDQRVAVKHNLEVGEFDQCYACRHPLSPAEMKSEQYVAGVSCPHCYDKVSEEKRTRLLERQKQVALAKQRGETHIGEKQK from the coding sequence ATGCCTAAGTACTTGACCGCCGCTTTATACAAATTTGTTAGCTTGCCTGAATACGAAACCTTGCAAGCGCCTATTCTTGCTGCTTGTAAAATTCACCACATCAAAGGCACGCTACTGCTTGCGGAAGAAGGTATCAATGGCACAATTGCGGGCCTACCGGATGATATTCATCAGATACTGAGCTATTTGCGCACCAATCCACTATTTGCCGGAAAATTTGCAGATTTGGAACACAAAGAATCTTTTGCTGATGAACATCCGTTTTATCGCATGAAGGTAAAACTTAAAAAAGAAATCGTTACACTAGGTGTGCCTGGCGTCAGCCCTACTAAAAAAGTGGGAACCTATGTGAAACCTGAGGATTGGAATGCTTTAATCTCAGACCCTGACGTTGTGTTAATTGATACACGGAATGACTATGAAGTGGATATTGGCACCTTCAAAGGTGCAATTGATCCAAAAACAACGACTTTCCGTGAGTTTCCAGAGTATGTGGCGAAGAATTTTGACAAAACTAAGCACAAAAAAGTAGCGATGTTCTGTACCGGTGGGATTCGCTGTGAGAAAGCGTCTTCCTATATGCTGGACCAAGGGTTTGATGAAGTCTTTCACTTACAAGGCGGTATTCTAAAATACTTAGAAACCGTGCCTGAAGAACAAAGTATGTGGGAAGGTGAATGCTTTGTATTTGACCAGCGCGTCGCTGTTAAACACAACTTAGAGGTTGGAGAGTTTGACCAGTGCTATGCCTGCAGACATCCGCTATCGCCAGCAGAAATGAAAAGTGAACAATACGTTGCTGGTGTTTCCTGTCCGCATTGTTACGATAAGGTATCAGAGGAAAAACGCACAAGATTGCTAGAAAGACAAAAACAAGTTGCCCTAGCAAAACAACGTGGTGAAACACATATTGGTGAAAAACAAAAATAG
- a CDS encoding response regulator transcription factor, with protein MKTTTPTVYIIDDDHAIRDSLALMIAQENIPVMAFESAEAFLAVCPQECSGCAIIDYRMPDMDGLQLQEELAKRNISLPIIFLTGHGNIPTSVKAIKAGAIDFLTKPVRREKLINVVTTAMMESQKTLAESASCKEAEKCIASLTEREYDVMLLAIQGHHNKDIARKLGISHRTVEIHKSNIMHKTGANHVLDLARIAHKSGLKE; from the coding sequence ATGAAAACCACAACCCCTACTGTTTATATTATTGATGATGACCATGCGATTCGCGACTCATTAGCACTGATGATTGCCCAAGAAAATATTCCAGTGATGGCATTTGAAAGCGCAGAGGCATTTCTAGCCGTTTGCCCACAAGAATGCTCAGGATGTGCAATTATCGACTACCGAATGCCAGATATGGACGGCCTGCAACTGCAAGAAGAGCTCGCAAAACGCAACATATCACTACCGATTATTTTCTTAACAGGTCACGGCAATATTCCAACCAGCGTTAAAGCCATTAAAGCTGGCGCGATAGATTTTCTAACAAAACCAGTAAGACGAGAAAAACTAATCAACGTTGTCACCACCGCGATGATGGAGTCACAGAAAACACTCGCAGAAAGCGCCAGCTGTAAAGAAGCTGAAAAATGCATCGCCAGCCTAACCGAGCGAGAATATGACGTAATGTTGTTGGCAATCCAAGGACATCACAATAAAGACATCGCACGAAAGCTTGGCATTAGCCATCGCACTGTAGAAATTCATAAATCTAACATCATGCATAAAACTGGCGCAAATCATGTGCTGGATTTAGCACGTATCGCCCATAAAAGCGGCTTAAAAGAGTAG
- a CDS encoding PAS domain S-box protein gives MAYPLQSLSFQTLFDAVADAMLLMSSTGQVAQANTALQQLLGYTAQEIIGLEVEALIPQRYRDHHRRYRMAFIQNPEKRPMASGNELFVLTKDGKELAIDIGLSPIHHEDQLYILVTFYTVYKRQEMEQALRISEERLRLAKKAARLNVFDFDANLEMRNENDQLLAFWGADPKQADQYDTKVSMIHPQDSALRESAMRHATDPASDGEFNVEYRVINPADNSIHWVSAIGKAHFKDGHATRLLGVARDITEQKLLEKKLQDQHTETETLFAKEVASQTASAIAHEINQPLTAISAYSEVALHALEQNIIDSNSLRRALEGCVTQAQRAGGSLHELLAFLQKGELIRDHLDINHAVKEALVIAKSYGYSDFHPMLKLETNMRQVLGNKTQVLKILVNLLRNAVEAMRDAETTSSAISITVRTNSNINMAHVTIQDIGPGLSDEIAKRIFEPFFTTKPKGIGMGLAISRTLAEANGGQLWLDPDIKIGATFHFTLPFVQ, from the coding sequence TTGGCCTACCCATTACAGAGCTTAAGCTTTCAAACCTTGTTTGACGCAGTCGCTGATGCGATGTTACTAATGAGCAGCACTGGGCAAGTGGCTCAAGCAAACACTGCACTACAGCAGCTGTTAGGTTATACAGCACAAGAAATCATCGGCCTTGAAGTTGAGGCGCTCATCCCTCAGCGCTATCGAGACCATCACCGCCGCTATCGAATGGCCTTTATACAAAACCCAGAAAAACGCCCCATGGCTAGTGGGAATGAGCTTTTTGTATTAACCAAAGATGGCAAAGAGCTCGCCATCGATATCGGGCTTAGCCCCATTCACCATGAAGATCAGCTTTATATACTAGTCACTTTTTACACCGTATATAAACGCCAAGAAATGGAACAAGCCTTACGCATCAGCGAAGAACGGTTAAGACTTGCAAAAAAAGCTGCGAGATTAAATGTTTTCGACTTTGATGCAAATCTAGAGATGCGCAACGAAAATGATCAATTGCTCGCATTCTGGGGAGCAGACCCCAAACAAGCAGATCAATATGACACAAAAGTTTCAATGATCCACCCACAAGACAGTGCGCTTAGAGAGTCAGCCATGCGCCATGCAACCGACCCGGCAAGTGATGGTGAGTTTAACGTAGAGTACCGTGTCATCAACCCAGCAGACAATTCAATACACTGGGTATCCGCAATCGGCAAAGCACATTTTAAAGATGGCCATGCAACTAGACTATTGGGCGTAGCAAGAGACATCACCGAGCAAAAACTGCTTGAAAAGAAACTGCAAGATCAACATACCGAAACTGAAACACTTTTTGCAAAAGAAGTTGCCTCACAAACTGCTTCAGCCATTGCACATGAAATTAACCAACCGTTAACTGCAATCTCAGCCTATAGCGAAGTGGCACTACACGCACTAGAGCAAAATATTATTGATTCAAACAGCCTAAGACGTGCGCTAGAAGGCTGTGTAACACAAGCGCAACGTGCTGGTGGCAGCCTGCACGAACTACTCGCTTTTCTGCAAAAAGGCGAATTAATCAGAGACCACCTAGACATTAATCATGCTGTAAAAGAAGCGTTGGTCATCGCAAAAAGTTATGGATACTCCGATTTTCATCCAATGTTAAAGTTGGAAACCAACATGCGGCAGGTACTAGGTAACAAAACTCAAGTGCTAAAAATATTAGTCAACCTGTTAAGAAATGCGGTTGAAGCGATGCGTGATGCAGAAACAACATCATCGGCAATTAGCATTACCGTTCGCACTAACTCAAATATCAATATGGCGCATGTCACCATACAAGATATTGGCCCGGGCCTTAGCGACGAAATTGCCAAACGTATATTTGAACCATTTTTTACCACAAAACCTAAAGGTATCGGCATGGGGCTTGCCATTAGTCGAACATTAGCAGAAGCTAATGGTGGCCAACTCTGGTTAGATCCCGATATCAAAATAGGTGCAACCTTTCACTTCACGCTTCCATTTGTACAATGA
- a CDS encoding Flp family type IVb pilin, producing MKSLYLGLQRFINDEEGVTAIEYALIAALIAVVIIAAVTTTGDRVCETFRSVATALGGTPAACP from the coding sequence ATGAAAAGTTTATATTTAGGTTTACAGCGTTTCATTAACGACGAAGAGGGCGTTACTGCTATTGAATATGCGTTGATTGCAGCGCTTATTGCGGTAGTGATTATCGCCGCTGTGACAACAACAGGTGATCGTGTTTGCGAAACTTTCAGAAGTGTTGCAACTGCACTCGGTGGTACACCTGCAGCTTGTCCATAG
- a CDS encoding A24 family peptidase gives MTPKLMGLLAILPMVLLLLLAARQDVSSHRISNKIVLIGVVLGVVLNGVLPEGWGFNTQIPGALGWLAALKGFGVGMAVLLPLYWLRAMGAGDVKLMGMVGAFLGPNDVLGAVLATFVVGGVMAILVVMWSKQLGPMLQNVKLMLYGSAVKLSAGQAPLMNDLPVSVGKLPYAVAITLGTFAYLIWQRL, from the coding sequence ATGACGCCAAAACTGATGGGTTTGTTAGCGATACTGCCAATGGTTTTGTTGCTGTTATTGGCAGCTAGACAGGATGTTAGCAGCCACCGTATCTCTAACAAAATAGTGTTAATTGGCGTAGTGCTTGGTGTTGTTTTAAATGGAGTATTACCTGAAGGCTGGGGATTTAATACACAGATACCTGGTGCATTAGGTTGGTTGGCTGCACTGAAAGGGTTTGGGGTAGGGATGGCAGTATTGTTACCACTTTATTGGTTACGTGCTATGGGTGCAGGAGATGTGAAGTTGATGGGGATGGTAGGTGCTTTTTTGGGTCCTAATGATGTGTTAGGCGCTGTGTTAGCAACATTTGTAGTAGGAGGCGTGATGGCGATATTGGTGGTGATGTGGTCAAAACAGTTAGGGCCTATGTTGCAAAACGTTAAGCTCATGCTCTACGGTAGTGCGGTTAAATTGAGCGCGGGTCAGGCACCGTTGATGAATGATTTACCAGTTTCGGTAGGAAAGTTACCTTATGCAGTAGCAATTACATTAGGCACCTTTGCTTACCTGATTTGGCAGCGCTTGTAG